One Ricinus communis isolate WT05 ecotype wild-type chromosome 2, ASM1957865v1, whole genome shotgun sequence DNA segment encodes these proteins:
- the LOC8275765 gene encoding phosphatidylinositol/phosphatidylcholine transfer protein SFH6 isoform X1 has product MPTNPEMDTGCLFGFEGSSGNDERRERKSDFENSEEDRKTRIGNLKKKAMKASKRFRRSLHKRKSKNSGEGISAAIEDVRDVEELQVVDAFRQALIGDDLLPSRHDDYHMLLRFLKARKFDIEKAKQMWANMIQWRKDFGTDTIMEDFEFSELNEVVKYYPQGYHGVDKEGRPVYIERLGKVDPSKLMQVTTVERYLRYHVQEFEKSFAIKFPACSIAAKRHIDSSTTILDVQGVGLKNFTKSARELVIQLQKIDGDNYPETLRRMFIINAGPGFKLLWNTVKSFLDTQTASKIHVLGNKYQNKLLEIIDKSELPEFLGGSCTCADHRGCMRSDKGPWKDPDILKMVLSGEVLYSRQIVTISNSEGRVIASEKPRYPVKTSDTSTAESGSEVEDVVASPKPTRNYLLPRLTPVSEEARVAGKASAAGVFAEYDEYVPMIDKTVDDGWTKQASFQDQHTSRGIPSLPSIGRTPAGICARIWALLMAFFMAFLAFIHSLPLWAKKKYSSPDSVSDATHPTSESVLKEEFRPPSPAPGFNQAQLLSSVLKRLGELEEKVDMLQMKPFQMPCEKEELLNAAVCRVDALEAELITTKKSLHEALIRQEELLAFIDSQEEARSRKKKFCW; this is encoded by the exons ATGCCCACCAATCCTGAAATGGATACTGGCTGCTTATTTG GCTTTGAGGGTTCTTCTGGAAATGATGAAAGAAGGGAACGGAAATCTGATTTCGAAAACTCAGAGGAAGACAGGAAAACTAGAATTGGGAATCTGAAGAAGAAAGCAATGAAAGCATCTAAAAGATTTAGACGTTCTCTTCATAAGAGGAAGAGTAAAAATAGCGGTGAAGGGATTTCTGCCGCGATTGAAGATGTTCGGGATGTTGAGGAGCTGCAAGTTGTAGATGCTTTTAGACAGGCACTCATTGGAGATGACTTGCTTCCTTCTAGGCATGATGATTATCATATGTTGCTAAG atttttaaaagcaagaaaatttGACATTGAGAAAGCGAAGCAAATGTGGGCCAATATGATTCAATGGAGGAAAGACTTTGGTACTGACACAATTATGGAG GATTTTGAGTTCAGTGAGTTGAATGAGGTTGTAAAGTACTATCCTCAGGGTTATCATGGTGTTGATAAGGAGGGCAGGCCTGTCTATATTGAAAGACTAGGGAAAGTTGATCCAAGCAAGCTCATGCAAGTTACCACTGTGGAACGGTATTTGAGATATCATGTGCAAGAGTTTGAAAAGAGttttgcaattaaatttccaGCTTGTTCTATTGCTGCAAAGAGACACATAGATTCGAGTACAACTATTTTGGATGTGCAAGGAGTG GGTTTAAAAAACTTTACAAAGTCTGCACGAGAACTGGTCATACAGCTCCAGAAAATTGACGGTGACAACTACCCTGAG ACACTCCGCCGAATGTTTATAATAAATGCTGGTCCTGGTTTTAAGCTACTCTGGAACACAGTAAAATCTTTTCTTGATACTCAAACAGCTAGCAAAATTCAT GTTCTTGGCAACAAATATCAGAACAAATTACTTGAGATAATAGATAAAAG TGAGTTGCCCGAATTTCTTGGCGGTAGCTGTACCTGTGCAGATCACAGAGGTTGTATGAGATCTGATAAGGGGCCATGGAAAGATCCGGACATCCTAAAG ATGGTCCTCAGTGGTGAAGTTCTATATTCGAGACAAATAGTAACAATTTCAAATAGTGAAGGCAGGGTGATTGCTTCTGAAAAGCCACGTTATCCG GTAAAAACTAGTGACACGTCTACTGCAGAGTCGGGATCTGAAGTGGAAGACGTTGTTGCATCCCCCAAACCAACTAGGAATTATTTACTCCCAAGATTGACTCCTGTCAGCGAAGAA GCTAGGGTGGCTGGTAAGGCAAGTGCTGCTGGAGTTTTTGCTGAATATGATGAATATGTTCCCATGATTGACAAGACTGTGGACGATGGATGGACAAAACAAGCATCCTTTCAAGATCAACATACCTCCAGAG GAATACCTTCTTTGCCAAGTATAGGGAGAACTCCAGCAGGAATTTGTGCTCGCATTTGGGCTCTGCTCATGGCATTCTTTATGGCCTTCCTTGCTTTCATCCATTCACTGCCACTTTGGGCAAAGAAGAAATATTCTTCGCCTGATTCTGTCTCTGATGCAACTCACCCAACTTCTGAATCAGTGCTCAAGGAGGAGTTTCGTCCTCCTTCTCCTGCTCCAGGATTTAATCAGGCACAGCTCCTCTCATCTGTCTTGAAGAGGCTGGGAGAACTTGAAGAGAAGGTTGACATGCTACAGATGAAGCCTTTTCAGATGCCTTGTGAGAAAGAGGAGTTGCTGAATGCTGCCGTTTGTCGAGTGGATGCATTAGAAGCAGAGCTAATTACTACAAAGAAG TCTTTGCATGAAGCTTTAATCAgacaagaagagcttcttgcaTTTATAGATAGCCAAGAGGAAGCCAGATCTCGG aaaaagaagttttgcTGGTGA
- the LOC8275765 gene encoding phosphatidylinositol/phosphatidylcholine transfer protein SFH6 isoform X2, translated as MSGPLDRFAIPCFEGSSGNDERRERKSDFENSEEDRKTRIGNLKKKAMKASKRFRRSLHKRKSKNSGEGISAAIEDVRDVEELQVVDAFRQALIGDDLLPSRHDDYHMLLRFLKARKFDIEKAKQMWANMIQWRKDFGTDTIMEDFEFSELNEVVKYYPQGYHGVDKEGRPVYIERLGKVDPSKLMQVTTVERYLRYHVQEFEKSFAIKFPACSIAAKRHIDSSTTILDVQGVGLKNFTKSARELVIQLQKIDGDNYPETLRRMFIINAGPGFKLLWNTVKSFLDTQTASKIHVLGNKYQNKLLEIIDKSELPEFLGGSCTCADHRGCMRSDKGPWKDPDILKMVLSGEVLYSRQIVTISNSEGRVIASEKPRYPVKTSDTSTAESGSEVEDVVASPKPTRNYLLPRLTPVSEEARVAGKASAAGVFAEYDEYVPMIDKTVDDGWTKQASFQDQHTSRGIPSLPSIGRTPAGICARIWALLMAFFMAFLAFIHSLPLWAKKKYSSPDSVSDATHPTSESVLKEEFRPPSPAPGFNQAQLLSSVLKRLGELEEKVDMLQMKPFQMPCEKEELLNAAVCRVDALEAELITTKKSLHEALIRQEELLAFIDSQEEARSRKKKFCW; from the exons ATGTCCGGACCATTGGATCGTTTCGCTATACCTT GCTTTGAGGGTTCTTCTGGAAATGATGAAAGAAGGGAACGGAAATCTGATTTCGAAAACTCAGAGGAAGACAGGAAAACTAGAATTGGGAATCTGAAGAAGAAAGCAATGAAAGCATCTAAAAGATTTAGACGTTCTCTTCATAAGAGGAAGAGTAAAAATAGCGGTGAAGGGATTTCTGCCGCGATTGAAGATGTTCGGGATGTTGAGGAGCTGCAAGTTGTAGATGCTTTTAGACAGGCACTCATTGGAGATGACTTGCTTCCTTCTAGGCATGATGATTATCATATGTTGCTAAG atttttaaaagcaagaaaatttGACATTGAGAAAGCGAAGCAAATGTGGGCCAATATGATTCAATGGAGGAAAGACTTTGGTACTGACACAATTATGGAG GATTTTGAGTTCAGTGAGTTGAATGAGGTTGTAAAGTACTATCCTCAGGGTTATCATGGTGTTGATAAGGAGGGCAGGCCTGTCTATATTGAAAGACTAGGGAAAGTTGATCCAAGCAAGCTCATGCAAGTTACCACTGTGGAACGGTATTTGAGATATCATGTGCAAGAGTTTGAAAAGAGttttgcaattaaatttccaGCTTGTTCTATTGCTGCAAAGAGACACATAGATTCGAGTACAACTATTTTGGATGTGCAAGGAGTG GGTTTAAAAAACTTTACAAAGTCTGCACGAGAACTGGTCATACAGCTCCAGAAAATTGACGGTGACAACTACCCTGAG ACACTCCGCCGAATGTTTATAATAAATGCTGGTCCTGGTTTTAAGCTACTCTGGAACACAGTAAAATCTTTTCTTGATACTCAAACAGCTAGCAAAATTCAT GTTCTTGGCAACAAATATCAGAACAAATTACTTGAGATAATAGATAAAAG TGAGTTGCCCGAATTTCTTGGCGGTAGCTGTACCTGTGCAGATCACAGAGGTTGTATGAGATCTGATAAGGGGCCATGGAAAGATCCGGACATCCTAAAG ATGGTCCTCAGTGGTGAAGTTCTATATTCGAGACAAATAGTAACAATTTCAAATAGTGAAGGCAGGGTGATTGCTTCTGAAAAGCCACGTTATCCG GTAAAAACTAGTGACACGTCTACTGCAGAGTCGGGATCTGAAGTGGAAGACGTTGTTGCATCCCCCAAACCAACTAGGAATTATTTACTCCCAAGATTGACTCCTGTCAGCGAAGAA GCTAGGGTGGCTGGTAAGGCAAGTGCTGCTGGAGTTTTTGCTGAATATGATGAATATGTTCCCATGATTGACAAGACTGTGGACGATGGATGGACAAAACAAGCATCCTTTCAAGATCAACATACCTCCAGAG GAATACCTTCTTTGCCAAGTATAGGGAGAACTCCAGCAGGAATTTGTGCTCGCATTTGGGCTCTGCTCATGGCATTCTTTATGGCCTTCCTTGCTTTCATCCATTCACTGCCACTTTGGGCAAAGAAGAAATATTCTTCGCCTGATTCTGTCTCTGATGCAACTCACCCAACTTCTGAATCAGTGCTCAAGGAGGAGTTTCGTCCTCCTTCTCCTGCTCCAGGATTTAATCAGGCACAGCTCCTCTCATCTGTCTTGAAGAGGCTGGGAGAACTTGAAGAGAAGGTTGACATGCTACAGATGAAGCCTTTTCAGATGCCTTGTGAGAAAGAGGAGTTGCTGAATGCTGCCGTTTGTCGAGTGGATGCATTAGAAGCAGAGCTAATTACTACAAAGAAG TCTTTGCATGAAGCTTTAATCAgacaagaagagcttcttgcaTTTATAGATAGCCAAGAGGAAGCCAGATCTCGG aaaaagaagttttgcTGGTGA